The Nitriliruptor alkaliphilus DSM 45188 genome includes a region encoding these proteins:
- a CDS encoding LysE family translocator has product MVSTSGVVGMALVALGIVLTPGPNMAYLVSRSVSQGRAAGLVSLLGVATGFGVYLLAAVAGVVAIFAAVPALYTALKLTGAAYLLYIAVRTFRPRTVDLSGADALPPDSHRRLFTMGLVTNLLNPKIAILYVSLLPQFVEPALGHVARQSLVLGTVQIAVAVTVNALIVLTAGALAARTAAHPAWERAQRWVSGTVLAGLAVRVAADRSRAVAVS; this is encoded by the coding sequence GTGGTCAGCACCAGCGGGGTCGTGGGCATGGCGCTGGTGGCGCTCGGGATCGTGCTCACGCCCGGTCCGAACATGGCCTACCTCGTCTCGCGGTCGGTGTCCCAGGGACGAGCCGCGGGGCTCGTCTCGCTGCTCGGCGTCGCGACCGGGTTCGGGGTCTACCTCCTCGCGGCGGTCGCGGGGGTCGTCGCGATCTTCGCCGCCGTCCCGGCCCTCTACACCGCGCTGAAGCTGACCGGGGCGGCCTACCTGCTGTACATCGCCGTACGGACCTTCCGCCCGCGGACGGTCGACTTGTCGGGGGCGGACGCGCTGCCGCCGGACTCGCACCGGCGCCTGTTCACGATGGGTCTGGTCACCAACCTGCTCAACCCGAAGATCGCGATCCTGTACGTCTCGCTGCTGCCACAGTTCGTCGAACCGGCCCTCGGTCACGTGGCGAGGCAGAGCCTCGTGCTCGGGACCGTCCAGATCGCGGTCGCCGTGACGGTCAACGCGCTGATCGTCCTGACCGCGGGTGCGCTCGCGGCCCGGACGGCGGCGCACCCGGCCTGGGAGCGGGCCCAGCGCTGGGTGTCGGGGACGGTCCTCGCCGGGCTCGCGGTCCGTGTCGCCGCCGACCGCTCCCGTGCCGTTGCCGTCAGCTGA
- a CDS encoding aldo/keto reductase yields MSDAASVPTVALNDGTTIPQLGFGTFQIPPEDTAEVVGRAFEIGYRHIDTAQMYRNEEGVGRAVAASGIPRDELYITSKLNNSSHAPDDVRRTFEQSLERLGLDHLDLFLIHWPLPNSEVDYVDTWRAVTDLVADGRLRSAGVSNFEPAHLDRIVEATGAAPVVNQIEAHPYFRNDVAREASLRHGTAVQAWGPLGQGALFDDPTLAEVAERNGRTVAQVALRWALQRGDIVFPKSSNPDRMRENLDTLDFELSDDDVATIDGLDRGEDGRGGPHPDQLG; encoded by the coding sequence GTGTCCGATGCTGCGTCCGTCCCGACCGTCGCGCTGAACGACGGCACCACGATCCCGCAGCTCGGGTTCGGGACCTTCCAGATCCCGCCGGAGGACACCGCCGAGGTGGTCGGCCGAGCCTTCGAGATCGGCTACCGGCACATCGACACGGCGCAGATGTACCGCAACGAGGAGGGCGTCGGCCGCGCGGTCGCCGCCAGCGGCATCCCGCGCGACGAGCTGTACATCACCAGCAAGCTCAACAACTCGTCCCACGCACCCGACGATGTCCGGCGCACCTTCGAACAGAGCCTCGAACGGCTCGGGCTCGACCACCTCGACCTGTTCCTCATCCACTGGCCGTTGCCGAACAGCGAGGTGGACTACGTCGACACGTGGCGTGCGGTGACCGACCTGGTCGCCGACGGGCGGCTCCGCTCGGCCGGGGTGTCGAACTTCGAGCCGGCCCACCTCGACCGCATCGTCGAGGCGACCGGCGCGGCCCCGGTGGTCAACCAGATCGAAGCGCACCCCTACTTCCGCAACGACGTTGCACGCGAGGCATCGCTGCGCCACGGCACCGCGGTCCAGGCCTGGGGCCCGCTCGGTCAGGGCGCGCTGTTCGACGACCCCACGCTGGCGGAGGTGGCCGAGCGGAACGGCCGCACCGTGGCCCAGGTGGCCCTGCGGTGGGCCCTGCAGCGCGGTGACATCGTCTTCCCCAAGTCGTCGAACCCCGACCGGATGCGGGAGAACCTCGACACCCTCGACTTCGAGCTGTCCGACGACGATGTGGCGACCATCGACGGCCTCGACCGCGGCGAGGACGGCCGCGGCGGCCCGCACCCTGACCAGCTCGGCTGA
- a CDS encoding PhzF family phenazine biosynthesis protein produces MSRLFHLVDVFSSVPFGGNPLAVVLEADDLSTDEMQAITRWMNLSETTFLLPPTHPEADYRVRIFTLDRELPFAGHPTLGTCHTWLATEGIGHRGDRVVQECGAGLIDIRRREDRLTFAAPPLLRSGPVDDELAEELRAVLRLEPADVLDSRWIDNGPGWVGILLEDADSVLAVEPDLGRFTGPGMLEVGLVGPHPEGSEEAFEIRALSIDGSSLSEDPVTGSLNASVGQWLFETGRATSPYVARQGTRLGRHGRIHVERDVDGQVWVGGATVTRVEGRLRT; encoded by the coding sequence GTGTCACGGCTCTTCCACCTCGTCGACGTGTTCTCGTCGGTGCCGTTCGGCGGCAACCCCCTGGCCGTCGTGCTCGAGGCCGACGACCTGTCCACCGACGAGATGCAGGCGATCACCCGGTGGATGAACCTGTCGGAGACCACCTTCCTGCTCCCGCCGACGCACCCCGAGGCGGACTACCGCGTGCGCATCTTCACCCTCGACCGTGAGCTGCCGTTCGCCGGCCACCCGACGCTCGGCACGTGCCACACCTGGCTGGCCACCGAGGGCATCGGCCACCGAGGCGACCGGGTGGTGCAGGAGTGCGGAGCCGGGTTGATCGACATCCGACGCCGCGAGGACCGGCTGACGTTCGCCGCCCCACCGCTCCTGCGCAGCGGCCCGGTGGACGACGAGCTGGCTGAGGAGCTGCGGGCCGTCCTCCGCCTCGAGCCCGCGGACGTCCTGGACTCCCGGTGGATCGACAACGGCCCCGGTTGGGTCGGCATCCTCCTGGAGGACGCCGACTCGGTGCTGGCGGTGGAACCCGACCTCGGGCGGTTCACCGGACCGGGGATGCTGGAGGTCGGGCTCGTCGGTCCCCACCCGGAAGGGTCGGAGGAGGCGTTCGAGATCCGCGCCTTGAGCATCGACGGATCGAGCCTGAGCGAGGACCCGGTGACCGGCAGCCTCAACGCCTCCGTCGGGCAGTGGCTGTTCGAGACCGGGCGGGCGACCTCGCCGTACGTCGCGCGGCAGGGCACCCGCCTCGGCCGACACGGCCGTATCCACGTGGAGCGCGACGTCGACGGTCAGGTCTGGGTCGGCGGCGCCACGGTCACCCGCGTCGAGGGCCGGCTGCGCACCTGA
- a CDS encoding helix-turn-helix domain-containing protein: protein MTVAIDDDLWAAIGDPTRRRLLDLLLTAPTATATTLSGQLPVTRQAVAKHLSVLDRVGLVEATTAGREKRYRVDEAQLARAVAQLNAVGDTWDARLRRIKAIAENIQRRT, encoded by the coding sequence GACGACGACCTGTGGGCGGCGATCGGGGATCCCACCCGCCGCCGACTGCTCGATCTGCTGCTCACGGCCCCCACCGCGACAGCGACCACGCTCAGCGGTCAGCTACCGGTGACGCGGCAGGCGGTGGCCAAGCACCTCAGCGTCCTCGATCGGGTCGGCCTGGTCGAGGCGACCACCGCCGGCCGCGAGAAGCGCTACCGGGTCGACGAGGCCCAGCTGGCGCGCGCCGTCGCGCAGCTCAACGCCGTCGGCGACACCTGGGACGCCCGACTGCGCCGGATCAAGGCCATCGCCGAGAACATCCAGCGCCGCACCTGA
- a CDS encoding CPBP family intramembrane glutamic endopeptidase, which translates to MRALARRHPLAAFFVLAFAVTWVVWVPRALVGVGALDSDWPVTIGRAWSWGPLVAALLAAALVAGRAGPRELWQRLTRVRVPRVWYAVIVLGPALVWSVAAGLAVLFGQPFSALRPGALELGPIAFLPVFMVLTLTDGFGEEGGWRGYALPLLLLRFRAVPASLLLGVAWAAWHLPLAWTEGASLESAPVVLLFIDLPFTAIVYTWVFRHTRGSAFVAAIFHAALNLWAIPMPQGGGASLTPYLFGLGSRIAVACALMLLLGSELTRDRSPEDHPPEESAQPVSPLP; encoded by the coding sequence ATGCGGGCGCTCGCGCGACGTCATCCTCTCGCTGCCTTCTTCGTGCTGGCGTTCGCCGTCACGTGGGTGGTCTGGGTCCCCCGCGCGCTGGTCGGGGTCGGTGCGCTCGACAGCGACTGGCCGGTCACGATCGGTCGGGCCTGGAGCTGGGGGCCGCTGGTCGCGGCGCTGCTGGCTGCGGCGCTGGTAGCTGGGCGCGCCGGTCCCCGCGAGCTGTGGCAGCGGCTGACGCGGGTCCGGGTCCCGAGGGTCTGGTACGCGGTGATCGTCCTCGGGCCAGCGCTGGTCTGGTCGGTGGCCGCGGGTCTCGCGGTGCTGTTCGGCCAGCCCTTCTCGGCCCTGCGTCCCGGCGCCCTGGAGCTCGGCCCGATCGCGTTCCTGCCGGTGTTCATGGTGCTGACGCTGACGGACGGGTTCGGCGAGGAGGGCGGGTGGCGGGGCTACGCGCTGCCGCTGTTGCTGCTCCGGTTCCGGGCCGTCCCTGCCAGTCTGCTGCTGGGTGTCGCGTGGGCGGCGTGGCACCTGCCGCTGGCGTGGACCGAGGGAGCCTCCCTGGAGAGCGCGCCCGTGGTCCTGTTGTTCATCGACCTCCCGTTCACCGCGATCGTCTACACCTGGGTGTTCCGCCACACCCGCGGCAGCGCCTTCGTGGCGGCCATCTTCCACGCCGCGTTGAACCTCTGGGCCATCCCGATGCCGCAGGGCGGGGGAGCGTCACTCACGCCCTACCTGTTCGGCCTGGGATCGCGCATCGCGGTCGCATGCGCACTGATGCTGCTGCTCGGCTCGGAGCTGACCCGCGACCGCAGCCCGGAGGACCACCCGCCCGAAGAATCGGCGCAGCCCGTGTCCCCCCTGCCGTGA
- a CDS encoding SRPBCC family protein, producing MGTSKATYTVTRSTHVEAPPETVQALIVDLRRWQAWSPWEDLDPQLQRTYGGADAGVGAWYEWRGNRKAGQGRMEIVEASDRHVTIDLRFVKPFRSESTTRFDLTSDAGATLVTWTMTGPQTVASRLMGIFTSMDRMIGPDFEKGLARLKTTAEDDAAGPA from the coding sequence ATGGGAACGTCGAAGGCCACCTACACGGTCACACGCAGCACGCACGTCGAGGCGCCACCGGAGACCGTGCAGGCCCTGATCGTGGACCTGCGCCGGTGGCAGGCGTGGTCGCCGTGGGAGGACCTCGACCCGCAGCTCCAGCGGACCTACGGTGGTGCCGACGCGGGAGTCGGGGCCTGGTACGAGTGGCGCGGCAACCGCAAGGCGGGGCAGGGCCGCATGGAGATCGTCGAGGCCAGCGACCGGCACGTGACCATCGACCTGCGGTTCGTGAAGCCGTTCCGGTCCGAGAGCACCACCCGTTTCGACCTCACGTCCGACGCAGGCGCGACCCTCGTGACCTGGACCATGACCGGACCGCAGACGGTGGCCAGCCGGCTCATGGGGATCTTCACCTCGATGGACCGCATGATCGGCCCCGACTTCGAGAAGGGCCTCGCGCGTCTGAAGACCACCGCGGAGGACGATGCCGCGGGTCCGGCGTAG
- a CDS encoding dihydrofolate reductase family protein has translation MSQTRVHNFSISLDGFATGEDRGPDAPFGHAGTRLHEWMFATRFGTSMFGGPGGSLGVDQAFAQRHEPGIGAEIMGRGKFGPQTGPWTDLGTEDEWRGWWGPNPPFHTPVFVMTHHPRPSLEMEGGTVFHFVDGDPKEVLDRAREAAGDLDVRIGGGPTIVRDFLAEDLIDTVHLVQVPILLGRGVRLWDGLEGLEDRYEIESVASPTGVTHLTFTRRT, from the coding sequence GTGTCCCAGACCCGTGTCCACAACTTCTCGATCTCGCTCGACGGTTTCGCGACCGGCGAGGACCGCGGTCCCGACGCGCCGTTCGGCCACGCCGGCACCCGCCTGCACGAGTGGATGTTCGCCACACGGTTCGGGACCTCCATGTTCGGCGGGCCCGGTGGCAGCCTCGGGGTCGACCAGGCCTTCGCCCAGCGACACGAACCCGGCATCGGCGCCGAGATCATGGGTCGCGGCAAGTTCGGCCCCCAGACGGGCCCGTGGACCGACCTCGGCACCGAGGACGAATGGCGCGGCTGGTGGGGTCCGAACCCGCCGTTCCACACCCCGGTGTTCGTGATGACCCACCACCCGCGGCCGTCACTGGAGATGGAGGGTGGCACCGTCTTCCACTTCGTCGACGGCGACCCGAAGGAGGTCCTCGACCGTGCCCGTGAGGCCGCAGGTGACCTCGACGTGCGTATCGGTGGTGGCCCGACGATCGTTCGCGACTTCCTGGCCGAGGACCTGATCGACACGGTGCACCTCGTCCAGGTGCCCATCCTCCTCGGGCGCGGCGTGCGCCTGTGGGACGGCCTCGAAGGGCTCGAGGACCGCTACGAGATCGAGTCGGTCGCTTCCCCGACCGGGGTCACCCACCTGACCTTCACCCGGCGGACCTGA